ACGGACGCCCGCTACAACGCCGAGGAGATCGGCCACCTGACGCTCGGGCGGACGCCCGTGAAGACGCTCGTCCCCGGCGAGGTCGGCTATATCGTCGGCAGCGTGAAGGACGTGCAGGACACCCGCGTGGGCGACACGGTCACGCACAGCCGCAAGGGCGCCGAGAAGCCGCTGCCCGGCTACCGCGACGTCAAGCCGATGGTCTTCTCGGGCATCTACCCGACCGACTCCGCCGATTTCGAAGACCTCCGCGCGTCGCTCGACAAGCTCCAACTCTCCGACGCAGCGCTCCGCTACGAGCCTGAGACGTCCGCCGCGCTCGGCTTCGGCTTCCGCGTCGGTTTCCTCGGCATGCTCCACATGGAGATCGTCCAAGAGCGCCTCGACCGCGAGTTCGACCTCGATATCATCACGACGCTCCCCAACGTGCGTTACACGGTGGCGCTGACCGACGGCACGGAGGAGATGGTCGAAAACCCGTCCGAGATGCCGGAGACAGGCCGCATCGACGAGATTCGCGAGCCGTATGTCAAGGCCGAGATCATCACGCCGACCGACTACATCGGCCCGCTGATGCAGCTCTGCCAGGAGCGCCGCGGGGAGTACATCAACACGCAGTATTTCGACGAGGAGCGCGTCGGCCTGCAGTACAACCTCCCGCTAGCCGAGATCGTTTTCGACTTCTACGACCGCCTGAAGTCGTTCTCGCGCGGGTATGCGAGCTTCGACTACGAGTTCATCGGCGAGCGCCCCTCGAACCTCGTCAAGCTCGACGTGCTCCTCAACGGCGACGCCGTCGATGCACTGTCGACCATCGTCCACCGCGACAAGGCCTACCACATGGGCCGCAAGCTCGGCCAGAAGCTCCGCGAGCTCATCCCGCGCCAGCTTTTCGACGTGGCGATCCAGGCGGCCATCGGCAACAAGGTGATTGCGCGCGAGACCGTGAAGGCGCTCCGCAAGGACGTGACCGCGCGCTGCTACGGCGGCGACATTTCGCGCAAGCGCAAGCTGCTCGAAAAGCAGAAAGCGGGCAAGAAGCGCATGAAGCAGGTCGGCTCGGTGGACGTGCCGCAGGAGGCCTTCCTCGCCGTGCTCTCCATGGGAGACGAGTGACGCCTGGCGTGTGCTCTAGCGAGCCCATGCGTGTAGTGTTGAGTGCGGCTCGTCTGGTTGGTGTCCGTACGCGCGTACCCAGCGCTACGTTTGCACTCCAGAGGCTTGCCTTCGGTCGAGAATGGACGGAGTTTTGCGGGACCACATGGGTGGGTGCTCCGTAGGCATCCGAAGCGCGCTCGACCTTCCACCACCATGCTGTTCTCTCTGCTCATGCCGTTCTCGGGACGCTGTGTTCTAGCTGCTATCTTTGCCGTTGGTTTAGCCACGCCGCTAGCCGCGCAGGATGTGGTGAAGGTCCTCCAGAAGCAACGAGAGCGCGCGCGTGTGATCGAGGTGCTCGACGAGAAAGGAGCCTCGGCAGAGCCCGTGTCCATCGACGCGCCGGAGCTTCACGAAGACGAGGTGACGGGGTGGATCGCAGCGGAGCGGATCGCGCGGGCGCAGCGCGTCGCAGACTCGCTGCAGGCCATCGAAGACTCGCTAGCGGCACTACCCCCCCTTACGGAGGTGCGCTTCCGCAAAGTGGAGCCGCACGAGCAAGGCGAGTTCCTCGATCAAAACATCGAAGCGTATTGGATGTCGACATCGCTACCCACGCCAATGGACTCGGTGGCC
The Bacteroidota bacterium DNA segment above includes these coding regions:
- the lepA gene encoding translation elongation factor 4 → MPVSSLVDQSRIRNFCIIAHIDHGKSTLADRLLEATGTLTQREMQDQVLDSMDLERERGITIKSHAIRMNYTAEDGQDYVVNLIDTPGHVDFTYEVSRALQACEGAILVVDAAQGIEAQTISNLYLALDADLEIIPVLNKVDLPSARPELVAKSITDLIGGDPDDVLHVSAKTGEGVPAVLERIIERVPPPKGDPEAPLQALIFDSAFDTYRGSVVYVRVVEGTIRDGDGITFMATDARYNAEEIGHLTLGRTPVKTLVPGEVGYIVGSVKDVQDTRVGDTVTHSRKGAEKPLPGYRDVKPMVFSGIYPTDSADFEDLRASLDKLQLSDAALRYEPETSAALGFGFRVGFLGMLHMEIVQERLDREFDLDIITTLPNVRYTVALTDGTEEMVENPSEMPETGRIDEIREPYVKAEIITPTDYIGPLMQLCQERRGEYINTQYFDEERVGLQYNLPLAEIVFDFYDRLKSFSRGYASFDYEFIGERPSNLVKLDVLLNGDAVDALSTIVHRDKAYHMGRKLGQKLRELIPRQLFDVAIQAAIGNKVIARETVKALRKDVTARCYGGDISRKRKLLEKQKAGKKRMKQVGSVDVPQEAFLAVLSMGDE